Below is a genomic region from Pseudomonadota bacterium.
TTTCATAGAGGCGCCCGCGCCGGCGCGGGTCAATACTTTGGACCGTTCCCGAGCGCCACCTCGGCGCGCGCTAGCATCAACCTCCTGCAGAAGTTGTTTTTGATCCGGCCATGCGAGGATAGCTTTTTCCGGAATCGAACCCGACCCTGTCTTCAATACCAAATCAAGCGTTGCAGTGCGCCTTGCGTCGGCTTTATCTCAACCGCGGCATATTGCGAGGACGTCGATCATGCCGTCCTGTTCTTAAAGGGGAAAAACCAGCGCGTGATTGATAGTCTAATCGAGCGTATGGAGGCCGTTTCGGCGGGGTTGGCTTTCGAGCGAGCCGCGCGCATCCGTGATCAAATCAATCAACTAAAGCAGGTGCAACAACGCCAGTGCATCACGAGCGGCAGTAATGACGTCGACTTCGTGGCTGGCGCGACTCGGGACGGGAACGCATGCGTGCAAGTACTCTTTGTGCGCTCAGGGCACATTTTGGGTCATAAGGCCTATCACCTCACGTATCGAGGCGGCGCCGGGCCTGTTGATATACTCGCCGCTTTTCTACCACAGTATTATCTTACCGACCGAGCAGATCGGACGATTCCACCGGAGATCGTGGTCAACGGAAAACTTCCGGAGATCGCATTGATGACGCGTGCCTTGTCGCAACTTGCAGGGAAAAAGGTAGCGATCCGCCACAGCGTCCGTGGTGAGCGCGCACGCTGTCTCACCATGACGGTACAAAATGCGGAACTTGCGCTGGTACAGCGCACTGCCAACCAAGCCCGCTGGCTCGAACGCCTCGCAGCAGTACAGCAAGCTTTAGCGATCGAGGCACCGATCCGGCGTGTGGAGTGCTTCGACGTCAGTCATACGCGCGGAGAAGCGCCGCTCGCTTCTTGTGTAGTTTTCGATGCGGAAGGCCCCGTGAAAACCGGTTACCGCCGTTTCAGTATCTTGGGCGTAACGCCGGGGGATGACTATGCCGCACTCGCACAAGCGTTGCAGCGCCATTACCTTCGAGGACTGCGCGAGGCCCGCCCGCTTCCCGATGTGCTTTTGATCGATGGCGGTGAAGGGCAACTGTCGCGGGCGCGGGAAGTGCTCGAATCCCTAGATATCAAAGGGCCCCTGATTATCGCCGTGGCCAAGGGACCCTCTCGCCGGCCGGGGCTCGAAACGTTGATCGTCGGCGCCGAGCGGAAGGTTTTAAGCCTTCCGAAGGACTCATTGGCGCTGCACCTCGTACAACAGATCCGGGACGAGGCGCACCGTTTCGCGATCGCCGGACATCGTCTGCAGCGCGCCAAGGTTCGAAACGTGTCGCCGCTTGAAGTAGTTGAAGGCATCGGCCCGAAACGCCGCCGTGACTTGATGCAACACTTTGGAGGTTTCCAAGGGATCGAACGAGCGGGAATAGACGACCTCAGTACGGTTAAAGGAATCAGCAAACAGCTCGCCGCCAAGATCTACCGTCATCTCCACGAAACCGCATGAATATACCGAATACCCTCACGGTCATTCGGATCGGCCTAATTCCGGTTTTTGTGATCGTCTTTTACCTGCCGGTGAAATCCGCGAATATCGCTACGACGGTGATCTTTACATTAGGCGCTCTGACCGACTGGCTCGATGGTTATCTTGCCCGCCGTTTGCACCAGACCTCCGTGTTAGGGGAGTTTTTAGATCCTGTGGCCGACAAACTGATGGTGGCCATAGTATTGGTGCTCCTGCTGCAAAAAGACCCCTCGGTATGGCTGGCCCTGCCGGCCGCGGTCATCATCGGACGCGAAATCACCGTCTCCGCGCTGCGCGAGTGGATGGCCGAGCTCGGAGCGCGCGCCAAAGTTGCCGTCTCCTCGCTCGGCAAGTTTAAAACGACGGCGCAAATGATCGCGCTCATAATGCTCCTTTATCGAGATCCTATTGGCCCCGTGCCTACCTATGCCGTCGGATTCGCTCTGCTTTACGTTGCCGCGGTATTAACCCTGTGGTCGATGTGTGTTTACCTTTGGTTAGCATGGCCGGAGCTCAAGAAACGCCAATCCCGTGCCGATTAAAAAACGCCCCCGCTCCTTGACACACGATGTTGCCGGATTAGAATGACGCCTAACGCGGGAATAGCTCAGCTGGTAGAGCACAACCTTGCCAAGGTTGGGGTCGCGAGTTCGAGTCTCGTTTCCCGCTCCAATGGCTCCCGACGAAACCCCGACCGGTTCGGGGTTTGTTATTTTCCCCTACCCTACGATTAACGACCACATGGTTTTCGGCTGGGTGGCAGAGTGGTTATGCAGCGGCCTGCAAAGCCGTGTACGCCGGTTCGATTCCGACCCCAGCCTCCACCAAAACGCAAGCGCCTAACGTCATAATGCCCGGGTGGCGGAACAGGTAGACGCAAGGGACTTAAAATCCCTCGGGGGTAACCCCGTGCCGGTTCGACTCCGGCCCCGGGCACCAACTGGTTAAAAAAAGCCCTACGATACCTCAACGCACCGACTCTTATTTTGATCGCCCCCCTCACCTTTAGCATTACAGCAGAAATGAAACACGGAATAGCAGAAGAAAATAATCGCGGCACGCTAGCATTGGCCGTCAGCGGTGGGGGCGCTAGGGCCGCCTATCAGGTGGGATTTCTGCGGTGGCTGGCGGAACATTACCCCGATCTCGAAATCCCGATCTTGACTGGAGTCTCGGCCGGGGCTATCAACACAGCCTACCTGGCCAATCACCAAGGGACATTCGGAGAGAAGGTCAAACACCTAGCGGCCGTTTGGGAGACGCTTACTATAGATCATGTATTTCGAGTCGACGCCGGGTCTATTGCAGGTCACGTCGCCCGTTGGAGCGCGCGCCTGTTCATGGGTAGGGCTTCGCATGTCATGGAGATCCGTAGCCTGGTCGACGCCGCTCCGTTGCAGGCTTTATTGGAGCAGGTATTGAAACCGGTGTCTGGTGCGATGGCCGGCATTCACGAGAATCTGATAGAAGGCCGCCTGCGTGCGGTCGCGATCACGACATCGAATTATTCTACGGGCCAGTCGGTAACCTGGGTCCAGGGGATAAATTTAGTGCCCTGGACCCGCGCCCACCGTAAGGGCATCCCCTGCACGCTGTGCTTAGATCATGTTTTAGCCTCTGCCTCGCTACCGCTTTTTTTCCCGGCCGTGAATATTGGCGGATGCTGGTACGGTGATGGGGGGATCAGAATGACTGCACCGCTGTCGCCGGCGGTGCGCCTGGGTGCCGATCGCATCTTGGCGATTTCGACAAAATATACACCGTCCGGCGAAGAAGCCGATTGCCCCAATATCAACGGCTATCCACCTCCCGTGCAAGTGGTTGGTGCCCTGTATAATGCGGTCTTCCTCGATGTTTTGGATAACGATGCCTTGCGTATCGAGCGTATCAACTCGCTGGTTAAGCACCTGCCGCTCCAAAATCGGGGTGGTTTGCGTTGTGTGGACCTATTGCTGCTGAGGCCCTCACGCGATCTGGGTAAGCTCGCGAATACCTATGAGCGCGAGCTTCCAAGGGCCTTCCGCTTCATGACCCGAGGTTTGGGCACGCAAGAGACCCGATCGAACGATATCTTAAGCGTATTAATGTTTCAGCCAGACTACCTGAGACGATTACTGGAGTTGGGCTATGCGGATGCAGAGACGCGCCGCGAGGAAATCGCCGCGTTCTTCGTGAAAAGCTCTGTATGCCCGGATCCGGCAACGGTATGATGCGATGGCGCTCCGCGAGCCGGTCGAAGGCGACCACCCGCTGCACCAACTTGCGGTGCGACCTCCCGCCGGCCAAGCACCGCCACCTGGTCCCAGGCGTCGTCTTGGAGCAGTGCGAGGCAGTGGCTGTCCACGAGCCCGGTCGCGCCGGTGAGGAGCGCGGTGCGCCTGTCCGGTGTTGACCCTGCTTACGCTTCGAGCTTAGCGTCCATCGTGATTCTCGCATTCAGCACCTTCGAGACCGGACACCCTGCCTTGGCGTTATTCGCCGCGGTCTCAAATGCCTGCTGATCTGCTCCCGGTATTTTCGCCATCACCTCCAGATGGACGGCCGTAATGGTGAATCCCGCCTCCGTCTTATCCAGAGTCACATTGGCCGTGGTGTGGATCCTCTCGGCTGTCATGCCGGCATCTCCCAACTGACCCGAGAGGGCCATCGAGAAACAGCCCGCATGGGCGGCGGCGATCAACTCTTCCGGATTGGTGCCCACCCCCTGCTCGAAGCGGGTGCTGAAGGAGTACTGAGTGTCTGACAACACACCACTATCGCTCGAAATTGTG
It encodes:
- the uvrC gene encoding excinuclease ABC subunit UvrC → MENISGHFDGKAYTETLTTRCGVYRMLDHAGKAIYVGKARNLRKRVSDHFTSQCRVGPKARAMLGQVCAVEVTVTHTENEALILESNLIKELNPRYNIVLRDDKSYPYIYLSSDQEFPRLAFHRGARAGAGQYFGPFPSATSARASINLLQKLFLIRPCEDSFFRNRTRPCLQYQIKRCSAPCVGFISTAAYCEDVDHAVLFLKGKNQRVIDSLIERMEAVSAGLAFERAARIRDQINQLKQVQQRQCITSGSNDVDFVAGATRDGNACVQVLFVRSGHILGHKAYHLTYRGGAGPVDILAAFLPQYYLTDRADRTIPPEIVVNGKLPEIALMTRALSQLAGKKVAIRHSVRGERARCLTMTVQNAELALVQRTANQARWLERLAAVQQALAIEAPIRRVECFDVSHTRGEAPLASCVVFDAEGPVKTGYRRFSILGVTPGDDYAALAQALQRHYLRGLREARPLPDVLLIDGGEGQLSRAREVLESLDIKGPLIIAVAKGPSRRPGLETLIVGAERKVLSLPKDSLALHLVQQIRDEAHRFAIAGHRLQRAKVRNVSPLEVVEGIGPKRRRDLMQHFGGFQGIERAGIDDLSTVKGISKQLAAKIYRHLHETA
- the pgsA gene encoding CDP-diacylglycerol--glycerol-3-phosphate 3-phosphatidyltransferase, translating into MNIPNTLTVIRIGLIPVFVIVFYLPVKSANIATTVIFTLGALTDWLDGYLARRLHQTSVLGEFLDPVADKLMVAIVLVLLLQKDPSVWLALPAAVIIGREITVSALREWMAELGARAKVAVSSLGKFKTTAQMIALIMLLYRDPIGPVPTYAVGFALLYVAAVLTLWSMCVYLWLAWPELKKRQSRAD
- a CDS encoding patatin-like phospholipase family protein produces the protein MKHGIAEENNRGTLALAVSGGGARAAYQVGFLRWLAEHYPDLEIPILTGVSAGAINTAYLANHQGTFGEKVKHLAAVWETLTIDHVFRVDAGSIAGHVARWSARLFMGRASHVMEIRSLVDAAPLQALLEQVLKPVSGAMAGIHENLIEGRLRAVAITTSNYSTGQSVTWVQGINLVPWTRAHRKGIPCTLCLDHVLASASLPLFFPAVNIGGCWYGDGGIRMTAPLSPAVRLGADRILAISTKYTPSGEEADCPNINGYPPPVQVVGALYNAVFLDVLDNDALRIERINSLVKHLPLQNRGGLRCVDLLLLRPSRDLGKLANTYERELPRAFRFMTRGLGTQETRSNDILSVLMFQPDYLRRLLELGYADAETRREEIAAFFVKSSVCPDPATV
- a CDS encoding OsmC family protein codes for the protein MKRKASAVWKGGLKDGKGTISSDSGVLSDTQYSFSTRFEQGVGTNPEELIAAAHAGCFSMALSGQLGDAGMTAERIHTTANVTLDKTEAGFTITAVHLEVMAKIPGADQQAFETAANNAKAGCPVSKVLNARITMDAKLEA